In Procambarus clarkii isolate CNS0578487 chromosome 53, FALCON_Pclarkii_2.0, whole genome shotgun sequence, the following proteins share a genomic window:
- the LOC138352484 gene encoding uncharacterized PE-PGRS family protein PE_PGRS24-like, whose translation MIFGGKLVALHLLAISGEGGTGGGEGGTGGGAGGTGGGEGGTGGGEGGTGGGATGGDNCLGEVILPSDPDAPFGSMKDWFRRLFQHVIRTRFIHACEGGVDKLASGVGDAASGVGDDAASGVGDDAASGVGDDAASGVGDDAASGVGDDAASGVGDDAASGVGGDAASGVGDDAASGVGDDAASGVGDDAVTSFALDVAIGVATNSSGVVLLMTMLLRMLGDGATKDVG comes from the exons ATGATCTTTGGGGGAAAGTTGGTGGCTCTCCATTTGTTGGCTATTAGTGGtgagggtggtactggtggtggtgagggtggtactggtggtggtgctggtggtactggtggtggtgagggtggtactggtggtggtgagggtggtactggtggtggtgctaccgGTGGTGATAATTGTTTGGGGGAGGTGATATT GCCTAGTGATCCGGATGCCCCGTTTGGTTCTATGAAGGACTGGTTTAGGCGTCTCTTCCAACACGTGATTCGAACACGATTCATTCATGCATGCGAAGGGGGTGTGGATAAACTTGCTTCTGGGGTGGGTGATGCTGCTTCTGGGGTGGGTGATGATGCTGCTTCTGGGGTGGGTGATGATGCTGCTTCTGGGGTGGGTGATGATGCTGCTTCTGGGGTGGGTGATGATGCTGCTTCTGGGGTGGGTGATGATGCTGCTTCTGGGGTGGGTGATGATGCTGCTTCTGGGGTGGGTGGTGATGCTGCTTCTGGGGTGGGTGATGATGCTGCTTCTGGGGTGGGTGATGATGCTGCTTCTGGGGTGGGTGATGATGCTGTTACTAGTTTTGCATTGGATGTTGCTattggtgttgccacaaatagttCTGGAGTAGTGTTGCTGATGACTATGCTACTAAGGATGTTGGGTGATGGTGCTACTAAGGATGTTGGGTGA